A stretch of DNA from Anopheles nili chromosome 2, idAnoNiliSN_F5_01, whole genome shotgun sequence:
TCTTacgatgggatggaaaaatgcactCACCAACCATCGTTGAAGCACGATGCCGCTCTGGCCCTACCGAAGGAAAAATGCTTCAGCCAAAACTCCACCCGAGCGGGGAACTGTTCATCCTAACGATGCCGGTTGTCGGTTAAATCACTCCAAAAAGTATGCCACAATCTGCCACCCCAAAACGCACCTTGTCGAAAGGTCAAAAAGCGTGCAATGCGCGGGAAATACGTCTAAAACTGGTGCCGCCCCATCGGACTGCTAAACAGGGCCTGTCATCGTCGTCTGGTTTTCCACGCCCACGGAAATAGCCGCTCAAAAAGAGGACCTTTCGAAAGAGGAAAACTTTTAACGTCAATCTAGGGTACGAGCGAAGCAATCAAACCCATGACGTTTGGAAATTTCCCGGACCGGAAAAtgtggcaccaccaccaccacggttGTCGCCGCAATAAGCTCCCGATTGATGGTTGCAGCTGGGAAAGCTCTGTTCATCAGAAACGCATTTCCGGAAGCGGGCCCCGAATGAATAACGGCTGGTGCAAACTGCCCTGCTGGAAACACCTCCGTTCGTTGGATTTTCCCAGCCACGTGCATACCACTTGCTAGTCGCTTTTTGTGCAAGTTTTAATTGCCCTTCAGGACAAAACGAGCAAACCACAAAACTGGGCCAGCGTTTAATAAGTTACGTCGTACAGCAAAAATTTAGGTTAATCTTTCATATGAACCTGAACAGCAACCCAAAAACGGCTTCCAACCGGCGTCTCTCAGCTCACAATGTAGCGCTATTCTGAGGCAATGAggcattttcaaacaaaattcccCTCGTTCTGCTAAATTCCCAGCACCAGTGATTGCACATCGAAACAAGCTGCACCAGCGCTGGGCTATCAATTGCGTAGCATTCTGTGACCCTTTCTATTTACGTTCGCATGggtacgagaaaaaaagagcatatCGAACGCGCATTCCGGGCCACGTGGTGCTGGCaggtgggttggaaaacatGCGAAACATGGAGCGATTGGTCGACGTGTCTCCGGGCGTCGCATgtggcaccaaaaaaaaaacgcctcttGTCACGATTGTGACTAATTGATGGCAAAACTGTGCCTGACGTGGCAAGTAAACATTTAATTTGTAGCATTCGATCCGAGCCTCCATCGTACGGGAGGTTGGATTTTCGACCGACGAAAGCCAAGCAacaagcaccaaaaaaaaggaacaaaaagcTCGCTGCAATGACGGTAAAATAaagcgagataaaaaaaataactaaaccTCAGTGCGTATGGGCCAGTGCGAGAAAGGAGTTGCGTATTTACATCGCCTATTAGCCGGCTAGCTGCAGCTGCATGGGTGGACAAAAATCTCTACAACGAATTTAAGCCCCCGTGTACGACGTGCGACCTAAACCCAGCATTAACCCAAGcacaacacacaaaaggaCCGCTGGTAGGCCGTGCAGCTGTTCCCGGAAGGGCTCGGTTAAATAACAGCACTCGCTATCATTTATGCGGTCCCGGAACCGCATCGAAGGGTGGGCTCTGAAAAGTTCCAAAATGTTCCACCGGCTCGGTGTGCTTCACAGAAAATGACCATCCAGATTGTTGATCGCATCGACGCCGGAACGTTGAGCCCGGAACATAATTGAACATTTTCGGTACTGCTCCAAAAATCCCCAATCCGGTGGCCACGTTTTGGGAGCCCTTACACCAGGACGTGGGATATATTTGCCATCATGCCAAGGACGGGCTTCATTCGAAGGCGTTTATGAACAGTGCGAGTCGTAACGGGCCATTACCAGAACGACTATAAACCCCCTCGAGCTTGGTCCATGTTTCCTGACCGGACATGAATGTGTGAAAATTATTCCACCGGATACATTACCGGATGCAATGGTCCGCTGCACCCCGCAAGGGCTCGTCGTTCCGCCACGGAAATTAAGTAAAAGCCTATTCCATAGCCACCTGTTTCTATGGGTCAAGGGAACCGGTCTCGATGAAAATAACGACAGCCACAGCCTCCGCCCGAACAACGCTTAACGATTATCGTCTATCGTTTAAAGCTGATCTTTTGGCCTCGATATGCGATGTCAGGAGGGAGCATAGTTCAAGTTGTGGTCCAAAACACCCATCACACGTACCGTGACGGTGTTGTGGATTATGAAGCCATCGGCAGCAGGgattaaaacacacacccaaacatgATAAAAgtcacattttctttccattcttGCAAGTGGTCGTCCCGACGCTAATCACGATAAACCCGTCTCTAATCCCCAATTAATCGGTGTCACAACGAACGGGTGTATGAATACGAAAAGTACACGCCAAAGGTCCGTCAACGTTCTGGCCTCTGCGGACCTCAATGAGGCTCGGATCGTCGGTACGGATCGGTGAGCACGCCTCAAGGATCACtgattttaatttcaactACACCACCCATCGAAATAAGCCATAACCACCTCGTCCACGATTGCGATGGCACGCAAATTGGGCTAGCCTCGGCATGCTGGCTAtttgttcgtgtgtttgtgtgttaatTTTTGTACCGTGCTTCATGTGATGGGAACGTACATGGCTttcttaacaaaaaaaggatatcattTGTTGCTGTGATTCAATTTGATGCGATTGAAAAAGTCACCGTTTAATCTCATAATCTGACAGCAATGCTCCTTGATATGGAATGCAAAATGTGCACTCCTGTTGGTGTACAAGCATCGATTTACggttttttaatttgaatttcaaattgaaCTATAACCTGCTGATGCATTAAACATATTACCACGCCATTCAAAGTCACAACGGACAAACACTTTCAGCCGAACGAACTGACAACATGGCGTTACCATGGTTACTCTGTCAACAAGCAATCCTAACAAACAGAAACTCTGGTGTCCTGGCGATTAGTTAGGCCACCGATCTGCTGAAAAACGATGGTAAGACCCTGTCCCGCAACATGTTTGAGAAACCTTCCACAAATCCCTTTTTTATCCATCTTTGTGTTAGATACTCTCCCGCACGAAATCCGAATCGGCTAAAGGGAACCGCAATTCCGCCGGTTCGGGAAATGCACGTACCGTCACCATTCCCTCGTTCGAGGAGTTTCTTCTCAAGCGTGACTACATAGGAGCAAAAACCGTCCTGCAGGTGAGACCAACCTAAGTTAATTACCTGTACACGGCCCCGAATGAAGCAAAACGCCTCCCCACAGTGCTCGAAGGACTACGACGAAGTGCCCGAGCAGCTAAAGCAACTGTGGACGGGATTTTGTGACTTTCACATCGGCGAGTACAAGCGTGCGCTGCAGCTGTACGAAAAGATATACACCACCGACGGTACGCTGAAGGATGTTGCCCTCAACATTTGCGTGTGCATGTTCTACCTCGGTATGTACGACGAGGCTCAGAAGCTGGTCGAAGAGTTGCCCCAAAGCCCGCTCAAGATTCGGTTGCTGTTCCATCTCGCGCACAAACTGACCGACGAGGATCGGCTGATGGAGCTGCACGGTTCCCTACGGGACGTGGTCGAAGACCAACTCAGCCTGGCAGGAATGCACTACCTGCGGTCACACTACCAGGAAGCGATCGACATCTACAAGCGTGTGCTACTCGACAACAAGGATTTGCTGGCGCTGAACGTGTACGTCGCCATTTGCTACTACAAGCTGGACTATTACGATATTTCCCAGGAGGTGTTGGACCTGTACCTCAACCAATTTCCCGACAGCACGATCGCCATCAACCTGAAGGCGTGCAACCGGTTCCGGCTGTTTAACGGACGCGCCGCTGAGCAGGAAATAAAGCATCTCGTGGAGAGTGGCACGTTTGGGGCGGACCTGATCCGGCACAATCTCGTCGTATTCCGCAACGGTGAAGGTGCCCTGCAGGTACTTCCACAGCTGATCGACATCGTGCCAGAAGCTCGCCTAAATCTGGCCATTCATCACCTTCGGCGGGGCGAGATCCAGGAAGCGCACCATCTCATGAAAGAAGTCCAACCGACGGTACCGCAAGAGTACATCCTGAAGGGTGTGGTTCATGCCGCGCTTGGGCAGGAAACCGGCTCAAAGGAACACCTTAAGAACGCCCAACAATGTCTGCATCTGGTCGGTGGATCGGCGTCCGAGTGTGACACCATTCCCGGCCGCCAGAGCATGGCATCGGCGTTCTTCCTATACGGACAGTTTGAGGAGGTGCTCGTGTACCTGAACTCGATCCGTAGCTACTTCGTCAACGATGACATCTTCAACTACAACTACGCGCAGGCGAAAGCCGCAACTGGTTACTACAAAGAGGCCGAAGAGCTGCTGCTACAAATCCACGACATTTCCATCAAAACGGACAGCACCTTCTCGATGGTGTTGGCCAAATGTCACATCCACTCGGGACACGCTGATCAGGCGTGGAACATTTTCCTCACCAAGGACTCGACGCCGGATGCGTTCGCGCTACTGCAGCTGATCGCAAACGACAGCTACCGGGTCGGTGAGTTTTGGATCGCGGCGAAGGCGTTCGATACGCTCGAGAAGCTCGACCCCAATCCCGAGTACTGGGAGGGCAAACGGGGGGCGTGTGCTGGTGCTGTCCAGGCCATTCTAGCCAAACGCGGCAGTGGTGCTCCACCGGGTGGTGTGTCCGAGATTATTTCTCTGCTGCGTGACTCCACCAACGCGCAAGCGGAAGGAATGCTGCGTGTCATCCGACGATTCGCCAGCAGCATAAAGTAGAACAGGGATGCTTCGATTCGGTCACAGAGTATCTTATTTAACTTcaatgcacatgcacacgtgCTGTTAGTAGTATTAGACCACTCTAGAAGCCAACCAGGTCGAGCGGAATACGTTCGCGCACGCACGCTCTGCTAGCCGTTAATTTATGCGATCGAtttatatgcaaataaaactgCATTCGAGTTGGAAGGTGTAAATTTTGACCTGCTCCCACTCGCACCTGCGATACGAGCGATGTGCACCCGGAACCCGGAAAATTCGCGTCAATTCTTTATGGCTTTCAATATTTCACACGAAATCAATTCATTCTGTGGCCGATGAGCGCGTTCACAGGACCTCCCGCACCTGTGTGGGAAAGCTTTTCTGGGCAGCCATTTTTCACCCAGCAGGCAGCAACTTCACTTTCAATGGCAGTTGAGGGTCGCACAAGTGCACAAGTTAAAAACTGATGCTATCGCCGTCCTCTGGATCTCTCAGGTGCGTGGATTTTTTGTCGCGTCCTCGAAAATGGTAAAGGCCGGTGCGAGTGGACTAACCCGTTTCTTATCGTTCTCGTGTACGAATAAATAAGAAGTCCAGTCACCTGGGTGGTGGAGTGAAATTAATCTAAACTTTTGCCTAATTAGCTTTTGCTGTGTGATATACGCTATCTCAAAGGAAAAGTGCTTCAATTTATGTGCAATAAACTtacagggagaaaaaaaacacaataattATGTTAGGGAACAGTTATCCTCTACAaatgcggtttttttttggcttgcaTCTGATTTATAGGGCAGATTTGGATAGATGCTAAAAGCGAATTATAGCTCTCATAACGTCGAAATGGTTATGAGTTTGTGCGGCACCTAAAACTTGTATCGCACCATCCTCGAACGCAGAGTTACAAATTCCAGGTGAACCGTGACAACCATCTTCGAAAGGATCGTTGCACACCGCCGTGGGTACTTTCTTTAACCAGGAAACGGAGCAGGAAGCAAAAGTCAAAAAATTATAAAGAACCACCAGTCCTTAACAGGAACCGCACGACAAAAACCATCTGCCACCTGGCGATGAATGGAGCAAACTTTTTCCCGCGTGGAATGCAACCGGCACGGCTAGCTACACTCCGTTGGGCATTTACAGCAGAAGGGAGCCAAAAAAAGTGCAGTTGCACATGCCCTCGCGATGCATTGGCCTCAACAGGCCAACGGGTGCCGCGTCACGGTCCCGGAATGCTCATGGAGTGGAAGAGAACATGGACTATCGTGGCCCATAAGCAACTAAACATGCTCCCAAAATTTGCAAGCTCAACAAACGATCAATGCAGCTGCCGAAAACATGCACCTCGCGGGCACCAAGTGGATGTGTCGTTTATTGTTGgtaaaatattcaacaaaTTGCCTTCCCTAATTGGTGCCAATAAATCTCTCAGTCCACGTTTTGC
This window harbors:
- the LOC128720335 gene encoding intraflagellar transport protein 56, whose product is MRLGSSILSRTKSESAKGNRNSAGSGNARTVTIPSFEEFLLKRDYIGAKTVLQCSKDYDEVPEQLKQLWTGFCDFHIGEYKRALQLYEKIYTTDGTLKDVALNICVCMFYLGMYDEAQKLVEELPQSPLKIRLLFHLAHKLTDEDRLMELHGSLRDVVEDQLSLAGMHYLRSHYQEAIDIYKRVLLDNKDLLALNVYVAICYYKLDYYDISQEVLDLYLNQFPDSTIAINLKACNRFRLFNGRAAEQEIKHLVESGTFGADLIRHNLVVFRNGEGALQVLPQLIDIVPEARLNLAIHHLRRGEIQEAHHLMKEVQPTVPQEYILKGVVHAALGQETGSKEHLKNAQQCLHLVGGSASECDTIPGRQSMASAFFLYGQFEEVLVYLNSIRSYFVNDDIFNYNYAQAKAATGYYKEAEELLLQIHDISIKTDSTFSMVLAKCHIHSGHADQAWNIFLTKDSTPDAFALLQLIANDSYRVGEFWIAAKAFDTLEKLDPNPEYWEGKRGACAGAVQAILAKRGSGAPPGGVSEIISLLRDSTNAQAEGMLRVIRRFASSIK